The DNA window CACAGCTTCAATTAATTTAATTGCCTCTGGCAGGTTAGGGTGACGCTGTTTAACCGCATTGGTATCTTTAGCATCATCATTGGTCGCCTTATTTGATAAGCTTGGGCGAACAGAGAACTCTAATGCCCAGCGTTGCTTACTGTTAGTTTCACTCACACATTCAAGTTGTAAAGTACCAATGCTGCTTAACTTGCAAGACAAGTACACTGACTCAAAACGTTTATGATCTTTGTGCTCTGGAATAGTAACGACAAAAGGCGGTAACGGCGTTTTACCTTTCAACTCACTCTCAAATTCTTTTTCAAACTTTTTATCAATAATGTCACCAGGTTTTAAATTGCTTTCATAGCTGGTAGTAGCAAGATTAAAACGAATGGGTTCACCGATCGTTAACGAAAACAAACGGCTATCTAAATTGATAACTTGCTCATCTTCTGTGCCTTTCGGCAATAAACAAATCGATTGCGGTTGACCTGAACGATCGGTTATTTCAATGAAGTAATTTCGTGGGCTACCACCACCAATTTTTTTCTGCTTACCCATTTTAGCAAAGCCAAATTCAACAGCGCCATATGCAACTGATAAATCAGGGTTACCATTGTGTAGCATCTGAACTTTTTGTTGCTTCCAACCCGATAATACTTTTTCAATGTGCAGTTTTACTTGTTGGCTATTAAAGATACCACCATTAACAAGCATTGCGGCTGGTACGACAGCTGTATCGTAATCGTCTGTTGCCTTTACATCGTAATAAGTATGGATGAATTCGGCAATATGTTTTGAAATTGCAGGGTCCGAGGTATATGGTAAACCAAATTCTACAACCGCATTTTTTCTGTGCGTTGGTAATTCGTTAAACGCGCTATTGGGCAGGAAGCCATTAAACACCATATCGATGACTTCATTTTTAGTGAGTTCACATTTCTTAGACTGCGCAATTAACTTAGAGCCACGACCCAGCAACGTAATTGATGTGGTACTTGGTGGTTGCTCGGATAAAAATAGCTCTTTTGCTTGGCGTGTCTGCTGTATTAGTTGCCCTAATGCCGCTGATTTTAAACGTTGGTCTGGTGATATTCTTGATTCGACAATATGGGCTAACGCTAAGTCGATGTTATCACCACCCAGCATTAAATGATCACCAACTGCGACACGATTTAAATTTAGCTCGCCATGATCTAATGAGATTTCGATTAAGCTTAAATCCGTTGTACCACCACCGATGTCACATACAAGCATGGTTTTATCGTGTTCAATCAAATCTGTTTTAGCTTGTTTATTTCGGTGATACCAGTCATAACAAACAGCTTGTGGTTCTTCTAATAGCGTCACGTTTGTTAAGCCAACGAGATCTGCAGCGGCGAGAGTTAATGCACGGGCGGTTTCGTTAAAAGAGGCTGGAACAGTGATAGTAATATTTTGATTGGCAAGTAAGTGCTCTGGATTATGATAATTCCAAGACGCTTGAAAATGTGCAAGGTAGCTTGCACTGGCAATGACTGGCGATACTTTTTCAATGTTATCTTCAACAGCCCAAGGGAGAATGGCTGCTTGTGCATCGATACTTGGGTGAGATAACCAACTCTTGGCACTCGAAACTAAACGGCCTTTGGTCTTTGTGCCTAAATCGCGTGCCCATTGACCAACAATAACATTCGCTATTTCACCGTTAAAATTAATTTTTTTCCAAGGTAAAATACAATCAGTTGGGGCAATTTCGTTGTCATTAAAATGATAGCGGAATGAAGGGAGTAACGGTTTTCTTGCAACTTTGCCAGGACCAACCAATTGGTCAACGAGAAATACAGAAGCGCTGGCTTGATAATCATCGATATTTTTATAAGAAAGAACACTGTGGGTGGTGCCAAGATCGATGCCAATTACATATTGCGCTGTTTTAGAAACAGGTGAGGGCATTAAAAACTCCATATAATAAAACTCAGGGCAAAGTGCCCTGAGTTAAGTACACATTTATCAATATAATGACTGTGTAATGATTATGTTAGATCATGTTTATTGACGAACCGTTAATTCAATTTCCCAAGCTTCGTCGCTATCATCAGCAATCGCTTCAATTTTTAAAGTTCCCACTTCAGTCACTGTCACTGAAAGTGATACAGGAACAACATCGCCACTGTTACGGCTGCTTGTCTCGAGCGATACTTCGATATCAGGTAGTTGTTCAAGATCTTCTGGTTGCCAGAAATCAAGGTGGGTACCAACTACATCGTCACGACGTACTGTTGAACCAAAAAATTTGAATTTAACCGGTTGACCGACAACCAAACCAAATTGGTGTGTAGTTACATCAACATTTGAACCTTCTTCAAGACCAAACGGGGCAATACAAACTGCTTCAAGTGGCGGTTCGAAGCCTGGGATAGCTGGCATTGAGCTTTCAACACCAACATAGTATGAACTTGCTAAACCGCCTTTAATACGAACGCCTTTACCATGTTTCGCATAACCGTGGTAACAAGCACCATTTGCAACCGCAAGGTCTAAATCAATACCAGTTAAAAGTTTCGCTTCTTCTTCAACGTCAGCTTCAACTAACCAATCATTGATAATATCAATTAGCTTAGTGCTGATTGCATCAGATTTAAACACACCACCGTTAAATAATACTGCGGTTGGTTTGATGAAGTCACCCGCATCGGTTTCTAGTGCGTCATGCTGTTTATTCAAGAAGTGAGCAATGTGCTTCGTGATTGCCGCATCTTGTGCATACGGTAAACCAATCTGTGTTAACGCTGTTCGCGTATTTTGCTGTAGCATATCTGTCACAGTGGTTGCAGGAAAGAAACCCTCTAAGATCGTTTGGTGTACTTCATCGCGTGTTAATTCAGTTTGCATAGTGCCAGCAATTAACTTAGAACCACGACTAGGGATAACAATTGGCATTGTTTCGATGTCATTATCTGATAGCAGTTGTTCCTTAGCGTCACGACAAGCATGTGTGATCGCTTGAATTTGCCAAGGTTGTAACTGTTTACCTTCTTGCATTAATTTCATTTTTAGACGATATGCAAGGGCAAGATCCATATTATCACCGCCTAGTAGGATATGCTCACCTACGGCAATACGTGATAATGTTAAATTACCTTCAGATTCTTCAACAGAAATTAATGATAAATCCGTTGTACCACCACCGATGTCGATGACTAAAATAGTATCGCCAACATTGACTTGGTCACGCCATTCGTCACCGCATGCTTCTAACCAGCTATAAACGGCCGCTTGAGGTTCTTCAAGTAGATTTAAATGTTTAAGGTTTAAATCTTGTGCTGCTTGCGCCGTTAAGTTACGTGCAGCAGGGTCGAAAGAAGCAGGGATAGTGATTGTTACATCCTGCTCTGAAATTGGCGCATCTGGGTGTGCATCATTCCAAGCTGCAGCTAGGTGGTTTAAGTATTGGCTTGTCGCTGTTACAGGGGAGATCTTTTCAACTTCGTCAGGACTTGAGAATGGTAAGATCGCATCGTGTGGGCTGACGGTCGCATGGCTTAACCAGCTCTTGGCACTTGATACCAAGCGGATCGGGGTCTTTAAACCAAGTTGGCGTGCTACATCACCAACAAGGGCTGTATTTTCACCATCCCATGGTAATGGCGTTTGGTCTTGGCTGATCTCTTCGGCATGTGCTTGGTACACAAATGAAGGCAATTGGAATTTTTCTGTTACAGACCCCGGTGCTGATAGTTGTGGGATTGCAAACAACTGCTTAGCTGCTTGATCACTTTCGTCGGTAAGGTCGATATATGATAATACACAGTGTGTTGTACCTAAATCGATACCAATACTGTATTGTGCGGTAACTTCGCTCATAGTGCTGTCGCTCATAGTTCAACCTCTGCTGCTGCTACGATATTAGCATTGTGGCCTTGTGCCAGTTTAGGTAGGTTTACACTGCTGATTTTCCAGCCTTGATGGACTAGAATTCCACGATAAGGCGCACTACCAAGTACGTTACCAATCAGTTTGATTTCTGATGGATTAAAACCTTCAGCGACAGTTACTTGGCTTTCTTCTTCTTCAGTACGAATCGGCGTGAACGTGAAGTATTCATTAAGTACTTTTTTACTACCGGTATGGATGATACGTGCTGCAGCTCCAATTTGTTCATCCGTTGCACTCGTTAAATCTTCTTGAATGAAATCAACAAAACGTGCTTCATTTTGTAACAGTGATAAGAGCTGACATGCGGCGGCTGGGCTGGCTTCTTGTAATGGTGCTTTAATTTCAACAATTTTTTCTACTTCCACTATTTTTTCGATTTCAACGAATACTTCTTTTTCAACAATCTTTTCTATTTCAACTGTCTTTTTTCCACCTCGAACTAAGGTAATTAATAATAAGATTAAAGTCAGAGCGAATAAGGCGATATGCGCTGCATCAGGACCGGCAGGTAGTTCAGTGATGTTAGTAAGGTCGAAGTTCATATATTTTACTCAAGTTTGTATAAATCAATATTAACGGCGATTTTATCATAGTTATTTATGTAACGAAGCATAATGTGATTTTTTAGCTTATTTACCTAGTAGTTAGGAACAAAGAATAGCCATTTTAACTGGAATAATTAGAAACATATTTTCAAGGTGAGTTATTTATAAAAATAAATAAAAAAAAGCCCAATACAAATCCTTGTAGTGGGCTTAGGGAAACTGGCGTGATAGTAATATTAAATATAGTAAATTATTTGCGTATATCAAATTGCCATTAAATTATCGCGCTGTCGGTCGTGACACTATTCGTTAAACAAGTTGTTATCACGAACTAGGTCGCGCGGGTAGTTATTTTTTAAACGCTGATTAACACGTTTACCTAAACCAAGCACACTACCTTCGAGTAATACAACTAGTTCACCCTGTAACTCATCTAAATTATCGATGTCTACATCAGCAAAGTTAATGTCGCGTCCCATGATGTATTGTTTAGCTTGCTCAATATCAAGTGACACGGAGTTTCTATCGCAGTGATGACCAAAGGTACGCGCCCATTCATGTTGCGCACGGAAACCTTTTTTAAACTTCTCGGCAATCTTAATGCCGATGCGATCGAATTTGAATTTACCGATGAACGCTGGGAATTCTTTCGGGAATAGCCAGATTTCACTATCACGATGATAGAAGACGCCACTTTCAAATTCAAAATTAAAGGTGTCACGGAAATAATCACGAATTGCGTCATTCTCGATACGGCTAACGGGGCTAAACGGGAATACTAGGCGTTTTTTCTTTTTAATCGGGCGTAGGCCAAGTGACTCTTTTTTAGTGAATTTAGCAACAAAGAAACCTTCACTGTCATAAATCTGTGGCCAAACATGTAAAAAACCTTCTGACGTTAAACAGTCATTGGCCGTTGGGAATAGGTCGGTAAGTGGAATAACATCTGCGTTATCAGGATACAAATCGAGGAGATGTTGGCAAACGGCCTGGTTTTCAGTTTGATTTAATGTACAGGTTGAATAGATTAATGTGCCACCAGGTTTTAAGGCTTTAAATGCACTTTCAATTAATTCTTTCTGGATATCTGCAATATCATTGATACTAGCTAACGACCAGTTAATCATCGCTTTATCATCTTTACGGATTGCGCCTTCACCTGAACAAGGTGCATCAAGTAATACAGCATCAAACATTTCAGGTAACCAAGTACCAAATACATTTGCATCATAGTGACTAAGAGCAATGTTTTTAATACCACAGCGTTTGATATTCGCGCTTAATACTTTTAATCGGCTAGATGATAATTCGTTAGCCACAATAAAATTATTATTATTACACAATGCTGCAATCTGACTTGTTTTTGAGCCGGGCGCAGATGCGCAGTCAAGAATGGTATTGTATTGCGCTGTGATACCAGATACTTGTTCTTTAAATAATGCGGTAACGGGCAGCATTGAACTGGCTTCTTGAATATAAAAAAGACCTGCAATATGTTCCCAGCTATTTCCTAGCTTGGTTTCTGTATTTTCTTGTTGTAACCAAAAGCCTTCTTCACACCAAGGGATTGATGTGAGTTCCCACTGTTTTGTTTTTGCTAATTGTTTAAATTCTTCAACAGAAATTTTAAGCGTGTTTACACGAACACTGGTTTTCAATGGTGTTTTGCAACAAGCAATAAAGTCGTCCATAGAAAGGTGGTCAGGGATAATGTTACCCATTAGCGTAAGGTAATCTTCAGGCAGTTTTATATTGGAATGCACTTTGCGGGCTCAATTTAGAAAGATGCGGGCATTTTACCATATACCCCAACTACTTCAAGTTTAGGAAACTCGTCGTAGCCGGGTAGTACATTATTCTCTTATTTAGCAGGCTTTTGGATTTTGGTGTCCCACTTCAACCAGTCGGGGTTAACTTCTTGGGCTAATTTGAATTGTGCGAAAGGTTCGGCTAATTTGCTGTTTTTATCTGGATTTGGTGTCGCAAACGCAATACCACCAGCCAGAATCGTTTTTAATGATTCAGCTTTTAGGGTTGCGCCAGTTAAACCAATATCAACATTAAACCCTGATACCGCCCAGAATTGGCTATCATTGTGGACAAGGTGCTGATATTCAGGCTGGATGTTAAGCGTAATGAGTACCTTATCACTGAGCGCAGATAATTCAGAATGTGTAATTGAGCCGACTTCTATTTGGCGATAATAAACCGGCGTACCTGTTGTTAATGCCATTAATCGTTCACTGACTACTGTGACTGATAAGCCGACTTTTTCAGAGGCGATATCCGGCGCAGCGTTGAGCACGTTGAACCGTTTAGCTTTATGACCGTTACCTTTAGTTACGTTGATGTACGCGCCTGAGAGTATCGTATTGGCATTTTTGATACCATCTAAACCCACTTCAACTGATTCTAACCAATACAGGCTGCCTTGACGGGTAAAGTATTTAGCATAATCAGTTTCTAATTTAGCTGTTGCTTCAACGAAACCTTGGTCAACTTTAAGCTTAATATGACTGATTTCACCGACCTTTATACCTTTGTTTTTTATTTCAGTACCGACATGAATATCAGTGCCTGACTCAAAGGTTAACGTGACTATTGGCCGATTATCAGTCGCAGCAGCAAAGCTTCGGAACAGTTTATAATGGGTCAATTTTGATTTGGATAGGCTTACTTTATTGTTATTAACTGGTTTGATGTTATCAAAGTTAATACCACCCGCT is part of the Moritella viscosa genome and encodes:
- a CDS encoding heat shock protein 70, translated to MPSPVSKTAQYVIGIDLGTTHSVLSYKNIDDYQASASVFLVDQLVGPGKVARKPLLPSFRYHFNDNEIAPTDCILPWKKINFNGEIANVIVGQWARDLGTKTKGRLVSSAKSWLSHPSIDAQAAILPWAVEDNIEKVSPVIASASYLAHFQASWNYHNPEHLLANQNITITVPASFNETARALTLAAADLVGLTNVTLLEEPQAVCYDWYHRNKQAKTDLIEHDKTMLVCDIGGGTTDLSLIEISLDHGELNLNRVAVGDHLMLGGDNIDLALAHIVESRISPDQRLKSAALGQLIQQTRQAKELFLSEQPPSTTSITLLGRGSKLIAQSKKCELTKNEVIDMVFNGFLPNSAFNELPTHRKNAVVEFGLPYTSDPAISKHIAEFIHTYYDVKATDDYDTAVVPAAMLVNGGIFNSQQVKLHIEKVLSGWKQQKVQMLHNGNPDLSVAYGAVEFGFAKMGKQKKIGGGSPRNYFIEITDRSGQPQSICLLPKGTEDEQVINLDSRLFSLTIGEPIRFNLATTSYESNLKPGDIIDKKFEKEFESELKGKTPLPPFVVTIPEHKDHKRFESVYLSCKLSSIGTLQLECVSETNSKQRWALEFSVRPSLSNKATNDDAKDTNAVKQRHPNLPEAIKLIEAVYGASSKKSDPRLVKSLRNDLDKRLGKRDTWDTDLLRELAAPCLQFAKNRRRTEQHERNWLKLTSFLLRPGFGYPADDWRMEQIWPIFKSAIQYNKSTQSWSDWWNLWRRIAGGLNEQQQIEIYDTISAYFVEDSNKHAKIINQAKQRSYDDIIRLAASLEHIPVALKIEFGEYLLAKLKKPQNQQLHWWALGRISSRVAFYGSQHNVIPRHIAETWLNTLLEANWQKEPHIAFAAVMIARKTGDREMDIQDKARDAVIEKLTQNKLSESWLELVRNVQTSDETVMKRIFGDSLPTGLTLLS
- a CDS encoding heat shock protein 70; this translates as MSDSTMSEVTAQYSIGIDLGTTHCVLSYIDLTDESDQAAKQLFAIPQLSAPGSVTEKFQLPSFVYQAHAEEISQDQTPLPWDGENTALVGDVARQLGLKTPIRLVSSAKSWLSHATVSPHDAILPFSSPDEVEKISPVTATSQYLNHLAAAWNDAHPDAPISEQDVTITIPASFDPAARNLTAQAAQDLNLKHLNLLEEPQAAVYSWLEACGDEWRDQVNVGDTILVIDIGGGTTDLSLISVEESEGNLTLSRIAVGEHILLGGDNMDLALAYRLKMKLMQEGKQLQPWQIQAITHACRDAKEQLLSDNDIETMPIVIPSRGSKLIAGTMQTELTRDEVHQTILEGFFPATTVTDMLQQNTRTALTQIGLPYAQDAAITKHIAHFLNKQHDALETDAGDFIKPTAVLFNGGVFKSDAISTKLIDIINDWLVEADVEEEAKLLTGIDLDLAVANGACYHGYAKHGKGVRIKGGLASSYYVGVESSMPAIPGFEPPLEAVCIAPFGLEEGSNVDVTTHQFGLVVGQPVKFKFFGSTVRRDDVVGTHLDFWQPEDLEQLPDIEVSLETSSRNSGDVVPVSLSVTVTEVGTLKIEAIADDSDEAWEIELTVRQ
- a CDS encoding membrane protein; translation: MNFDLTNITELPAGPDAAHIALFALTLILLLITLVRGGKKTVEIEKIVEKEVFVEIEKIVEVEKIVEIKAPLQEASPAAACQLLSLLQNEARFVDFIQEDLTSATDEQIGAAARIIHTGSKKVLNEYFTFTPIRTEEEESQVTVAEGFNPSEIKLIGNVLGSAPYRGILVHQGWKISSVNLPKLAQGHNANIVAAAEVEL
- the rsmF gene encoding ribosomal RNA small subunit methyltransferase F, whose translation is MHSNIKLPEDYLTLMGNIIPDHLSMDDFIACCKTPLKTSVRVNTLKISVEEFKQLAKTKQWELTSIPWCEEGFWLQQENTETKLGNSWEHIAGLFYIQEASSMLPVTALFKEQVSGITAQYNTILDCASAPGSKTSQIAALCNNNNFIVANELSSSRLKVLSANIKRCGIKNIALSHYDANVFGTWLPEMFDAVLLDAPCSGEGAIRKDDKAMINWSLASINDIADIQKELIESAFKALKPGGTLIYSTCTLNQTENQAVCQHLLDLYPDNADVIPLTDLFPTANDCLTSEGFLHVWPQIYDSEGFFVAKFTKKESLGLRPIKKKKRLVFPFSPVSRIENDAIRDYFRDTFNFEFESGVFYHRDSEIWLFPKEFPAFIGKFKFDRIGIKIAEKFKKGFRAQHEWARTFGHHCDRNSVSLDIEQAKQYIMGRDINFADVDIDNLDELQGELVVLLEGSVLGLGKRVNQRLKNNYPRDLVRDNNLFNE